One genomic window of Candidatus Trichorickettsia mobilis includes the following:
- a CDS encoding DDE-type integrase/transposase/recombinase, protein MEQNFTAAAPNQKWVTDITYIHTQEGWLYLCVFIDLYSRAVIGWSTSKTLRATLFTDALLMAMFRRKLPQRAIIHSDRGS, encoded by the coding sequence TTGGAGCAGAACTTCACGGCTGCTGCACCTAACCAAAAATGGGTCACTGACATTACGTATATCCATACGCAGGAAGGGTGGCTGTATCTGTGTGTGTTTATTGATTTATATTCCAGAGCGGTAATAGGATGGTCAACGAGCAAAACTCTGCGTGCAACTCTTTTTACTGATGCTCTATTAATGGCGATGTTTAGACGTAAGTTACCGCAAAGAGCCATTATTCATTCTGATCGTGGATCTTAG
- a CDS encoding transposase: protein MCHKTHHRSHKGLNNRAENAHQPTRRKEKVLIKFKSPNSVQKTLSLMGKVRNIFTIDVGRYTKNAKEQRAAFAVAKSIWDEATARLLAS from the coding sequence ATGTGCCACAAGACACATCATCGTTCTCATAAAGGATTAAATAATCGAGCTGAAAACGCTCATCAGCCTACTCGTCGGAAAGAAAAAGTATTAATTAAATTCAAATCTCCTAATTCGGTTCAAAAAACGTTATCGTTGATGGGTAAGGTAAGAAATATATTTACTATTGATGTTGGGCGATATACAAAAAATGCTAAGGAACAAAGAGCTGCTTTTGCTGTTGCTAAATCAATCTGGGATGAAGCTACCGCAAGGCTTCTTGCTTCCTGA
- a CDS encoding IS3 family transposase, producing MSAKGCCYDNAAMESFFHTIKVELINDMRYQNREIAKSSIVEYIECYYNRIRRHSTIAYNIPVLFEQNLLSIA from the coding sequence ATGAGCGCTAAAGGTTGTTGTTATGATAATGCTGCTATGGAATCTTTCTTCCACACCATAAAAGTTGAATTAATTAATGATATGAGGTACCAAAATAGAGAAATAGCCAAATCTTCAATTGTCGAATATATCGAATGCTATTATAACCGTATACGTAGACACTCTACTATCGCTTACAACATACCTGTATTATTCGAACAAAATTTATTATCAATCGCATGA
- a CDS encoding IS6 family transposase: MHMHRAPKRHRFPVSIISPVVWLYHRFNNSYRDIHEQMEYRGVILSHETVRFWRYKFAANFQEVIRKRERKPTDKWHLDEMTVKINGEMFILWRAVDADGYELEVLLQKRCNKKAVIRFLTRLLGNYQAPRVIVADKLKSY, from the coding sequence ATGCATATGCATCGAGCTCCAAAAAGGCACCGCTTCCCGGTATCAATCATTAGCCCTGTAGTCTGGCTTTACCATAGATTTAATAATAGTTACCGTGATATACATGAGCAAATGGAGTACCGTGGAGTTATCTTGAGTCATGAGACGGTAAGATTTTGGCGTTATAAGTTTGCAGCTAATTTTCAAGAAGTAATTAGAAAGAGAGAACGTAAACCAACGGATAAATGGCATTTAGATGAGATGACAGTCAAAATTAATGGCGAAATGTTTATACTTTGGCGTGCTGTTGATGCTGACGGTTACGAGCTAGAAGTATTATTACAAAAGCGCTGTAATAAGAAAGCGGTTATCCGCTTCTTAACAAGGTTACTAGGAAATTATCAAGCGCCGAGAGTTATTGTTGCGGATAAACTAAAGAGCTATTAA
- a CDS encoding IS6 family transposase encodes MGYPKSVIGFAVRYYFRYKLSLRDLSELLLDRGIEVSYEAIRNWINVWGVVYAQARRKRKGSTYRDKWHVDEVRVVIKGQVFWLWRLIDADGQEIEILLQKHRNANSATRFLKKTLKLVGKALRVMVTDKLRSYGKVHRTLMKSSEHKSHKRLNNLIEESHQPTREKERQIRKFKSVTSAQKLLSSMDYRNNFLKITAHRLTLLNNLTVPRYPSLQSSIIYFSASNASHFF; translated from the coding sequence ATAGGGTACCCAAAGTCTGTGATTGGTTTCGCAGTAAGGTATTATTTCAGGTATAAGCTTAGCTTAAGGGATCTAAGTGAACTGTTACTAGATAGAGGTATTGAGGTAAGCTACGAGGCTATACGGAATTGGATTAATGTTTGGGGAGTAGTTTATGCGCAAGCAAGAAGAAAACGCAAAGGTTCAACTTATAGAGATAAGTGGCATGTTGACGAGGTCAGAGTAGTAATTAAAGGACAAGTATTTTGGCTGTGGCGTTTAATTGACGCTGATGGTCAAGAGATTGAAATATTACTGCAAAAACACCGAAATGCTAATTCAGCTACAAGATTTCTAAAAAAAACTTTAAAGCTTGTAGGTAAGGCTCTCAGAGTAATGGTTACCGATAAGCTCAGAAGTTATGGAAAGGTACATAGAACCTTAATGAAATCTTCTGAACACAAGTCGCATAAAAGGCTTAATAATTTAATCGAAGAATCTCATCAACCTACCAGAGAGAAAGAACGACAGATACGTAAGTTTAAATCAGTTACATCCGCTCAAAAGTTGCTATCCTCTATGGACTATCGCAATAACTTCCTCAAGATTACTGCCCATCGTTTAACTCTTCTAAACAACTTAACGGTACCACGTTACCCATCTTTGCAGAGTAGCATAATCTATTTTAGCGCCTCTAATGCTAGCCATTTCTTCTAA
- a CDS encoding helix-turn-helix transcriptional regulator, translated as MHINGITFTVREVDIISCILNVRSTKKIAEILFIAPRTVETHIQNILLKIKGHSQEAIIDFIERSSEFKFIKNHYLDLLTQAILEKQLKYISFLANKYKISCSINCNKQNPTLLSLIRHLRIAGINVLANYKMDTSQELGCNYKLRVLSQKNGEQALIDDNQNIILLIMDDTINKFILERSLFRNIIDLSIKEKYFYNVFQILNSLLPEINCDKLFAEFEQLRFNIISTKVDTSHELFTTKTYFTENDIKQKQSVFSRIISNKIIILSIFIGFMVLAVIAIIANTIKQELTISDKNTQINHLEVITELDKFFDVIKNIDFSADNITKEQKYKNYSLVKQIERLLIQYNNNTGEIQINFKTGELLADQLIHYLSSLHSLSNYYTYNEHDKKKSYRILKYAQNLAEDYVISRSKIKFNFDKLDKEEVYTELAVVKDLPEIYTRIIYSLGRTHIYQWNKAEAIKYFELSQYLGNRLGLFEGYLSSRSGIGIVNGEEINIDIKNGAYQSAEIKLHELIQLYQNLKDSNVEYKANYTPGVLPSIIIPKEDIYNQVECDERIAKYYAELVVITKDINKKAEYLQRILGQFIGSESSSGILVQFTKLPKKKTASVYNNLGNILLQLYDRSVNYKQFIDRMAKELLYRMKMI; from the coding sequence ATGCATATAAATGGAATAACTTTTACTGTCAGAGAAGTGGATATAATTTCTTGTATTTTGAATGTAAGAAGTACTAAAAAGATAGCGGAAATTTTATTCATTGCTCCAAGGACTGTTGAAACTCATATACAAAATATCTTGCTAAAAATAAAAGGACATTCTCAAGAAGCTATTATCGATTTTATTGAAAGATCGTCAGAGTTTAAATTTATTAAAAATCATTACTTGGATTTGCTTACGCAAGCTATTCTTGAGAAGCAGTTAAAATATATATCTTTTTTAGCTAATAAGTATAAAATTTCCTGCTCTATTAATTGTAATAAGCAAAATCCTACTTTATTATCGTTGATAAGACATTTAAGAATAGCTGGTATTAATGTACTAGCAAACTATAAAATGGATACCTCTCAAGAGTTGGGCTGTAACTATAAGTTGCGCGTGTTATCACAAAAAAATGGAGAGCAAGCTCTTATAGATGATAATCAAAATATAATTCTTTTGATCATGGATGATACTATAAATAAATTTATATTAGAAAGATCGTTGTTTAGAAATATTATTGATCTCTCTATCAAAGAGAAATATTTTTATAATGTATTTCAAATATTAAATAGTTTATTACCAGAAATTAATTGTGATAAATTATTTGCTGAATTTGAGCAGTTACGATTTAATATTATTAGCACAAAGGTAGATACTTCTCATGAGTTATTCACAACCAAAACATACTTTACTGAGAACGATATCAAACAAAAACAAAGCGTATTCTCACGAATAATATCAAACAAAATAATTATATTAAGTATTTTTATTGGTTTTATGGTGTTAGCTGTAATAGCAATTATAGCTAACACTATAAAGCAAGAACTAACCATATCTGATAAAAATACTCAGATTAACCACCTTGAAGTGATAACAGAATTAGATAAGTTTTTTGATGTAATAAAAAATATAGATTTTTCTGCTGATAATATAACAAAAGAACAAAAATATAAGAATTATAGTCTTGTTAAGCAAATAGAAAGATTATTAATACAATATAACAATAATACTGGAGAGATACAAATTAATTTTAAAACAGGGGAATTATTAGCAGATCAATTAATACATTATTTATCTAGTTTGCATTCATTATCAAATTATTATACATACAATGAACATGATAAAAAGAAGTCTTATAGAATATTAAAATACGCTCAGAATCTTGCAGAAGACTATGTAATCAGTCGAAGTAAAATCAAATTTAATTTTGATAAATTAGATAAAGAGGAAGTATATACAGAACTTGCCGTAGTTAAGGATTTACCAGAGATATATACTAGAATAATATATTCATTAGGAAGAACTCATATATATCAATGGAATAAAGCGGAAGCAATTAAATATTTTGAATTATCGCAATATTTAGGAAACAGGTTAGGGCTTTTTGAAGGATATCTAAGTTCTAGAAGTGGAATAGGAATAGTAAATGGAGAAGAGATAAATATTGATATAAAAAATGGGGCTTATCAAAGTGCGGAAATAAAATTACACGAGTTGATACAGTTATATCAGAATTTAAAAGATAGTAATGTGGAATATAAGGCGAATTATACACCTGGTGTACTACCTTCAATAATAATTCCTAAAGAAGATATCTATAACCAAGTAGAATGTGATGAACGAATAGCAAAATATTATGCAGAACTAGTTGTGATCACAAAAGATATAAATAAAAAAGCAGAGTATTTGCAAAGAATATTAGGTCAATTTATAGGTAGCGAATCTTCTTCCGGTATATTAGTACAATTTACGAAATTACCTAAAAAGAAAACGGCTTCGGTTTATAATAATTTAGGAAATATATTGCTTCAATTATATGATAGATCCGTAAATTATAAGCAATTTATAGATAGGATGGCAAAAGAACTGCTCTACCGAATGAAAATGATTTAG
- a CDS encoding IS3 family transposase, whose amino-acid sequence MCEMLEVAKSSYYEWLSNPISKRFSRYRQLDILIESIFIEHQERYGSTRIYHELKYRGIACTRKIVAKRMKLI is encoded by the coding sequence ATGTGTGAGATGCTCGAGGTAGCGAAAAGCAGTTATTACGAGTGGTTGAGTAATCCTATTAGCAAAAGGTTTAGTAGGTATAGACAGCTTGATATTCTTATAGAATCGATATTTATCGAGCATCAAGAACGTTATGGTTCTACTAGAATTTACCATGAGTTAAAATATAGAGGAATAGCGTGCACTCGTAAGATAGTAGCGAAACGTATGAAACTTATATGA